TTCGTGGAGGCGTACCCCGGCATCCACTGCTGCTGTTCTTCGGTCACGCCCGCCGGACCGTCCTCCTGGGGCTCCTGCGGAATGCCCGCCTCCTCCGCCGCGTCCTCGGACGCCCCGGCCGCCGGCGGGCACGTACGTCCGAGCCAGGTCCGCACGAGACGGCCCTCCTCGCCCGCGCGGGCCGCGTCGTCGACGTATGCGACCGCCTTGGGGAAGCGGCGGCGCAGCGCGGCGAGGTTCTTCAGGCCGTCGCCGGACGTCTGGCCGTAGATCGCGCCGAGCACGGCGAGCTTGGCCTGGCCGCGGTCGCCGGAGAACGCGCGGTCCGACACCGACTGGTAGAGATCGTCCCCGCGGCCGGCGACCTCCATGAACGCCGGGTCCCGGGAGATCGCGGCCAGCACGCGCGGTTCCATCTGGGCCGCGTCGGCCACGACCAGCCGCCAGCCCGGGTCGGCGACGACCGCGCGCCGGATGACCTTGGGGATCTGCAGGGCGCCGCCGCCGTTGGTGACCCAGCGGCCGGTGACCGTGCCGCCCGGCAGGTACTCGGGCCGGAAGCGGCCGTCGCGCACCCAGTCCTGGAGCCAGGACCAGCCGTGGGCGACCCAGATGCGGTACAGCTTCTTGTACTCCAGCAGGGGCTTCACCGCCGGGTGGTCGAGGGCCTCGATCTCCCAGCGGCGGGTGGATCGCACCCGGATGCCGGCCTGTGCGAAGGCCTTGACCACGTCGGCGGGCAGATCGGGCCGGACGCGGCGGCCGAAGGCGGCCGACACCTCGTCGGCCAGCTCGGCAAGGCGCCGTGGCTCTCCGCCGCCCGCGTACCGCTCGCCGAGCAGCTCGTGCAGCACCTCGCGGTGGACGTCCGCGCTCCACGGCAGCCCTGACCGGTTCATCTCGGAGGCCACCAGCATGCCGGCCGACTCGGCGGCGGTGAGCAGCCGCATGCGGTCCGGGTGCGCGGTGGCCTCGTGCCGGCGCTGCTGGTCCGCGTACACCTCGACGAGGTCCTTGAGGGGGACGTGGACGGGGCTCGGCTCGAAGAGGGAGGACTGCGAGCCGGGCTCGGCGGAGCGCTGCGGGGGATCCGGCGGTACGGGGCCGCCGCGCAGCCGGGCCAGCGCGGCGGCGGCCGACCGGGGCTCGCCGAGCCGCCCCTCGTGGCCCAGGAGGAGGGTCTCGGCCGCCTCGACGTCGTAGCACCGGTCGACTCGCACCCCCGCGGCGAGCAGACGCGGCTGGACGTCGGCGGTGGACCGCCACACCCAGCGGGTGACCTCCGGCCGCGTCCGCACCGCCGCGACGAGATCCCCTTCCCTGACCACGGGCCCTGCGGGCAGCCCGTCCGGGCCGAGGGCGGCGACCTCCACGCCGCCGTCCTCGGCCGGAGCGAGAGCCCAGCGCCCGGTCATGCTGCGAGTGTGGCAGGGGGGTCTGACAACGGGCCGGAACGTGCCGCCCGAGCAGGTTCGGTCCTGCTGCTCGTGGGCCTCGTGGGCCTCGTGGGCCTCGTGGGTCTCGTGGGTCTCGTGGGCCTCGTGGGTCTCGTGGGCCTCTGGGTCTTGGCAGGGTGTCCATCCGAAGTTGACGTTGAGGGTGGTCCACGCGCGCGTAGGCCAGTCGACCGGATCGCGGTGGCCGATGCGCCGACGGGCCGCGGCGGAGGTCGTGTCACGATCGAACGCGTGAGTACGACGACCACCGTGGACCGGGCCTTCCGGGCCGCCCTCTACGACGACACCGACGCGGGCCTCGACACCGGCGCCTCGCTGCTCGCCGCCGACCCCGCGGCCGATGCCGAACTCGCCGGGCGCGGTGAGGAGTTCGTCGCCGCGGCCTGGCGGCGGGGCTGGCAGCCCGCCGATGTCGTACGCATCGTGCGCCGAGAGCTGGACGACACCCACGTACGCCTCGTCTCGACGCTGATCGTCAAGGAGGCGGGCGAGCGGCCGTCCCCCACCCCACGCTGGGCCGCCCAGCTCCAGGACCTCGACGCGGAACCTCCGCACGCCACCGATCGTTTCTCCCATGCCACCGCCGTCCTGGAGCTGTACCGCCTGATCCTGCGCCTCCCCGCCCTCGAACCCCTCGAAGCACCCCGGCAGTCCGCCTCCCCGCGGCAGCCCGAGTCCCGCATGCTCACCCGTATCCGCGCCCTGCTCGCCAAGGCGGAGGCGACCGGGTATCCGGAGGAGGCGGAGGCGCTCAGTGCCAAGGCGCAGGAACTGATGGCGCGGCACAGCATCGACGAGGCGCTGCTCTCAGCCCGTACGCATGCGGGGGACGCGCCCGGCGCCTGCCGCATCGGCGTGGACCCGCCGTACGAGACGGCCAAGGCCGTGCTCCTGGACGCGGTGGCGGGCGCCAACCGCTGCCGGGCCGTGTGGCACGAGGCCCTCGGTTTCTCCACGGTCGTCGGCTTCGAGGCCGACCTGGAAGCCGTCGAACTCCTCTACACCTCGCTGCTCGTGCAGGCCACCGCCGCGATGACGAGGGCGGAGGCGGCGCAGCGCAAGGGCGGGCGGAAGCGTACGAAGACGTTCCGGCAGTCGTTCCTGGCCGCGTACGCGCAGCGCATCGGCGACCGCCTCCAGGTCGC
The Streptomyces sp. CGMCC 4.7035 DNA segment above includes these coding regions:
- a CDS encoding bifunctional 3'-5' exonuclease/DNA polymerase, translating into MTGRWALAPAEDGGVEVAALGPDGLPAGPVVREGDLVAAVRTRPEVTRWVWRSTADVQPRLLAAGVRVDRCYDVEAAETLLLGHEGRLGEPRSAAAALARLRGGPVPPDPPQRSAEPGSQSSLFEPSPVHVPLKDLVEVYADQQRRHEATAHPDRMRLLTAAESAGMLVASEMNRSGLPWSADVHREVLHELLGERYAGGGEPRRLAELADEVSAAFGRRVRPDLPADVVKAFAQAGIRVRSTRRWEIEALDHPAVKPLLEYKKLYRIWVAHGWSWLQDWVRDGRFRPEYLPGGTVTGRWVTNGGGALQIPKVIRRAVVADPGWRLVVADAAQMEPRVLAAISRDPAFMEVAGRGDDLYQSVSDRAFSGDRGQAKLAVLGAIYGQTSGDGLKNLAALRRRFPKAVAYVDDAARAGEEGRLVRTWLGRTCPPAAGASEDAAEEAGIPQEPQEDGPAGVTEEQQQWMPGYASTNSRARGRFARNFVVQGSAADWALLLLAALRRACADLAAELVFFQHDEVIVHCPAEEADTVVAAIREASDLAMRLTFGETPVRIPFTTAVVRCYADAK
- a CDS encoding DUF2786 domain-containing protein; the protein is MSTTTTVDRAFRAALYDDTDAGLDTGASLLAADPAADAELAGRGEEFVAAAWRRGWQPADVVRIVRRELDDTHVRLVSTLIVKEAGERPSPTPRWAAQLQDLDAEPPHATDRFSHATAVLELYRLILRLPALEPLEAPRQSASPRQPESRMLTRIRALLAKAEATGYPEEAEALSAKAQELMARHSIDEALLSARTHAGDAPGACRIGVDPPYETAKAVLLDAVAGANRCRAVWHEALGFSTVVGFEADLEAVELLYTSLLVQATAAMTRAEAAQRKGGRKRTKTFRQSFLAAYAQRIGDRLQVAAEGQVAGSEGELLPVLAARDVAVTERTEQMFPDTVTTRLRGISDAAGWEQGAAAADRAQVAGRPRLP